From a single Candidatus Saccharibacteria bacterium genomic region:
- a CDS encoding response regulator transcription factor, giving the protein MKILVIEDEHRIANALKEGLEQESYAVDVAYDGEQGYLSASADNYDIILLDVMLPIMDGYTVCKKLRAEGNHTPVLMLTARDQVGDIVHGLDNGADDYLPKPFSFDVLLARIRALMRRPNDSIGEVFKVADLKLDPNARRVERAGKEIRLSSKEYAILEYLMRNNNKVLSKDQIIAHVWDFDSDILPNNVEVFINYLRRKIDKPFKKQLLHTIRGFGYRLSE; this is encoded by the coding sequence ATGAAAATACTAGTAATAGAAGACGAACACCGGATTGCCAATGCCTTAAAAGAAGGCTTAGAGCAAGAGTCTTACGCTGTTGATGTAGCATACGATGGTGAGCAAGGGTACTTAAGCGCAAGCGCTGATAACTACGACATAATTTTGCTCGACGTCATGTTACCAATCATGGATGGCTACACTGTCTGCAAGAAGTTACGCGCCGAGGGAAACCATACGCCTGTACTAATGCTTACAGCCCGTGACCAGGTTGGGGATATTGTACACGGGCTCGATAACGGTGCGGACGATTACCTGCCCAAGCCATTCTCGTTTGATGTTCTTTTGGCCAGAATTCGTGCTCTAATGCGCCGTCCAAACGATTCAATTGGTGAAGTATTTAAAGTTGCCGATCTCAAACTCGACCCGAATGCGAGACGGGTGGAGCGAGCTGGCAAAGAAATAAGATTGTCTTCAAAAGAGTATGCAATTTTGGAATATTTGATGAGAAACAACAACAAAGTTCTTAGTAAAGACCAGATCATTGCCCACGTTTGGGATTTTGATTCAGATATCTTGCCGAACAATGTTGAGGTGTTTATTAACTACCTAAGAAGAAAGATTGATAAGCCGTTCAAAAAACAACTTCTTCACACTATACGAGGTTTTGGCTACCGTCTCTCAGAATAA
- a CDS encoding RsmB/NOP family class I SAM-dependent RNA methyltransferase has translation MGSRNQIISYLQSQGLYLRETQVLPSFFDPLNQINGRQIKWSKMAKQTNVAIELKELQAEGMSLASMAAVHQLQLKDEQRLLDVCAAPGMKSLYASSLQELDLHSNDLSFERIKRMERLFLKHGVKSTVSKHDASKIYDQYPPESFDRILIDAPCSGEGLALTGNDKQTTAWSSAKVKRLQQLQIKILKAAWKLLKPGGRLVYATCTLNKNENERVIHKALHVDVDVIQSALSLDKLPKLACAEAWRIEPSQNSIGFFIAVLEKPIGFQD, from the coding sequence ATGGGCAGCCGCAACCAAATAATTTCGTATCTGCAGTCGCAAGGTTTATATCTTCGCGAGACTCAGGTTCTGCCATCATTTTTTGATCCGTTGAATCAAATAAATGGACGTCAAATAAAATGGTCAAAGATGGCCAAACAAACTAACGTGGCCATAGAATTAAAAGAATTGCAGGCTGAGGGTATGAGCCTCGCAAGCATGGCCGCCGTGCACCAACTACAGCTGAAAGACGAGCAACGTTTACTTGATGTTTGCGCTGCTCCTGGTATGAAGTCACTTTATGCTAGCAGTTTGCAAGAGCTGGATCTACACTCTAACGACTTATCCTTTGAGAGAATTAAACGTATGGAAAGACTATTCCTTAAGCATGGCGTAAAATCGACTGTCTCAAAACACGATGCGAGCAAGATCTATGATCAATACCCTCCAGAAAGTTTTGACCGGATTCTAATAGACGCACCTTGTTCTGGCGAAGGTTTAGCCCTGACTGGCAACGACAAACAAACAACTGCCTGGTCTAGCGCAAAGGTTAAACGACTGCAGCAGCTTCAGATCAAAATCCTAAAAGCAGCCTGGAAACTTCTCAAGCCGGGAGGCCGTTTGGTTTACGCCACCTGCACGCTAAACAAAAACGAGAACGAACGAGTCATACACAAAGCGCTTCACGTTGATGTTGATGTTATACAATCTGCTTTGAGTCTAGACAAGCTACCGAAGCTTGCATGCGCAGAGGCCTGGAGAATTGAACCTAGCCAAAATTCTATAGGATTTTTTATTGCCGTACTCGAAAAGCCTATCGGCTTTCAAGACTAA
- a CDS encoding ferredoxin reductase family protein produces MTEKDYKLWLQRFGGWIFIWLAVSVVILRWLSINQLSSVFGSASSFLLAFGRLTGLVGLVLYAINLLLAARTRWMENFFGGLNRVYIAHHLTGGIALILLCFHPLFIALRLVDVHVLTTLRDAARYLLPRAMPTDTTFSDFQTAASINAGIFAFVGMVALLVLTFFVKLPYRIWLATHKFLGVAFMFAGLHTIMINSEVSRDAFLRYYLLLWVVIGLSAFVYRTVMNNIFVRRYPYKVSDIQEFAGKVTGLVLEPMEKALDFKPGQFVFIRFLWSGAEGVTREAHPFSIASAPHESGKLALYVKNLGDYTSGLKHLKVGTVAELEGAYGKFSYTNFGDRPQIWIAGGIGVTPFLSMARSYNQDSPNVDMIYSVVSRSELLDQKALAELLPSKFKGFRYFAYAGDEQEGFLTAQKVSDMVGGLEGKEVFICGPPPMMKSLRGQLNSMGVSNHRIHTEEFSMQ; encoded by the coding sequence ATGACAGAAAAAGACTATAAGCTTTGGTTGCAGCGTTTTGGTGGCTGGATATTTATCTGGCTAGCTGTGTCTGTCGTGATTCTGCGCTGGCTGTCAATAAACCAACTCAGCAGCGTTTTTGGTAGTGCTAGCTCTTTTCTTTTGGCTTTTGGCCGCTTGACGGGCTTAGTCGGCCTAGTACTTTATGCAATTAACTTACTTCTCGCCGCGCGTACGCGCTGGATGGAAAACTTTTTCGGTGGTCTCAACAGAGTTTATATTGCCCATCATCTAACTGGCGGCATAGCTCTGATACTGCTTTGTTTTCATCCGCTTTTTATCGCGCTTAGGCTAGTCGATGTTCACGTACTGACGACACTACGGGACGCTGCTCGGTATCTTTTGCCGAGAGCAATGCCAACTGACACAACTTTTTCTGACTTTCAGACGGCTGCCTCTATCAACGCCGGCATCTTTGCTTTTGTTGGTATGGTTGCTCTTTTGGTGCTGACTTTTTTTGTCAAACTTCCTTATCGAATATGGTTAGCAACACATAAGTTTTTGGGTGTCGCCTTCATGTTTGCTGGTCTGCATACAATAATGATAAATTCTGAAGTTTCACGCGATGCGTTTTTACGTTACTACTTACTCTTGTGGGTGGTGATTGGTCTGTCGGCTTTTGTCTACCGCACCGTTATGAACAACATATTTGTCAGGCGGTATCCGTATAAAGTAAGTGATATTCAAGAATTTGCCGGCAAAGTAACAGGGCTGGTGCTTGAGCCGATGGAGAAAGCCCTGGATTTTAAGCCGGGTCAGTTTGTCTTCATTAGATTTTTATGGAGTGGCGCCGAGGGCGTGACTCGCGAAGCGCACCCTTTTTCGATTGCTAGTGCACCTCACGAAAGCGGCAAACTGGCGTTGTATGTAAAAAACCTTGGCGACTACACCAGCGGCCTTAAGCATCTAAAAGTCGGGACTGTAGCTGAGCTGGAAGGCGCATACGGAAAGTTTAGTTACACAAATTTTGGCGATCGGCCCCAAATTTGGATTGCCGGCGGTATTGGAGTAACACCATTTCTGAGTATGGCTCGCAGCTATAACCAAGATAGCCCCAATGTTGACATGATTTACTCGGTTGTAAGTCGTAGCGAGCTTCTCGACCAGAAAGCTTTGGCCGAGCTGCTACCAAGCAAGTTTAAGGGCTTTCGTTATTTTGCCTATGCAGGCGACGAACAAGAAGGCTTTTTAACGGCCCAGAAAGTTTCGGATATGGTAGGCGGGCTGGAAGGTAAGGAAGTCTTTATTTGTGGGCCGCCACCGATGATGAAATCTCTGCGCGGCCAGTTAAACAGCATGGGAGTTAGTAATCACCGAATCCACACTGAGGAGTTTTCAATGCAATGA
- a CDS encoding DUF1801 domain-containing protein → MNMFKSTSAKTVEEYLDAVPDERKEIINTLHTFIQKAVPELKAYFATNMIGYGNFPYRNYKKELISWPLIALANQKHYISIYVCSVLDGEYIAEKYRNNLGKVSVGKSCIRFKKLEDINLDELKKVLQLAAQHPGLGANV, encoded by the coding sequence ATGAACATGTTCAAGTCAACGAGCGCAAAAACTGTAGAAGAGTACCTAGATGCAGTCCCTGATGAACGAAAGGAAATAATCAATACCCTGCACACTTTTATTCAAAAAGCTGTACCCGAACTAAAGGCCTATTTTGCTACTAACATGATTGGCTACGGCAACTTCCCTTACCGCAATTACAAAAAAGAACTTATATCGTGGCCACTAATCGCCTTGGCCAACCAGAAACACTACATCAGTATCTATGTTTGCTCGGTTCTGGATGGTGAGTACATAGCCGAAAAATATAGGAACAACCTAGGCAAGGTAAGCGTCGGCAAAAGCTGTATCCGCTTTAAAAAGCTGGAGGACATTAATTTAGACGAGCTAAAAAAAGTTTTGCAGCTTGCTGCTCAACATCCGGGATTAGGTGCCAATGTCTAA
- a CDS encoding DUF4352 domain-containing protein translates to MNNRASRVVKTFYVSSLFGVVAVLVFVGNVFLRPKPKNSQLTVENNQTTAVLGQQTSSPSNKLNVIATIANRENDLLAVTVEVKNQSSDRVEFSPGLQLNLVDSASKQTFSIVAPSGKTFYGGGPLERGAVSSGTIYFTAPQDRSYQLVYTENGVASAVADIK, encoded by the coding sequence ATGAATAATCGAGCCAGTAGAGTAGTAAAAACCTTTTATGTAAGTAGCCTTTTTGGCGTTGTTGCCGTGCTAGTTTTTGTCGGCAATGTTTTTTTGCGTCCTAAGCCCAAAAACAGTCAGCTTACTGTAGAAAACAATCAAACAACTGCTGTGCTCGGACAGCAAACTAGTTCGCCTAGCAACAAATTAAATGTTATAGCCACCATCGCAAACCGTGAGAATGATTTGCTTGCCGTTACTGTGGAAGTTAAAAACCAAAGTAGTGATAGAGTAGAGTTCTCGCCTGGCTTGCAATTGAATTTAGTCGATAGCGCGTCGAAGCAGACTTTCTCGATCGTCGCGCCGAGCGGAAAAACCTTTTACGGCGGCGGGCCTTTAGAGCGGGGAGCTGTATCATCAGGAACAATATATTTCACCGCGCCCCAAGATAGATCGTATCAACTGGTTTACACTGAGAACGGCGTAGCTAGCGCTGTAGCAGACATTAAATAG
- a CDS encoding DUF4352 domain-containing protein codes for MKNPSKTIVLKSKNWHLASLMVIITISVAILFVVFSRRLARIYKDDAESSSVITSAIGQTNSNGVFEITVSDMKKAGSIQNYFELTADEQPICLPVKIKNVSGSEKKFIPIEEIRLVGDDNQSYTIDFVPSCIGGVGGPLQTGEEMSGELGFILPNFQNNQSRKVYKFEYKTIDKNLKSVIIPGIYSSDMVVD; via the coding sequence ATGAAAAACCCTAGCAAAACTATTGTTTTGAAGTCCAAGAACTGGCACCTAGCAAGTCTGATGGTGATTATAACCATTTCAGTCGCTATACTTTTTGTAGTCTTTTCTAGGCGCTTGGCCCGTATCTACAAAGACGATGCTGAAAGTAGCAGTGTTATCACCTCGGCTATCGGCCAAACTAACAGTAATGGTGTTTTTGAAATTACAGTAAGCGACATGAAGAAAGCTGGTTCTATCCAAAATTATTTCGAGCTAACTGCTGACGAACAGCCAATATGCCTTCCGGTAAAGATAAAAAATGTTAGTGGCAGCGAAAAGAAGTTTATTCCCATTGAAGAGATACGACTAGTTGGTGACGATAACCAAAGCTATACAATTGATTTTGTCCCGTCGTGCATAGGCGGTGTAGGCGGACCGCTACAGACAGGCGAGGAAATGTCAGGGGAACTAGGGTTTATCTTGCCCAACTTCCAAAATAATCAAAGCAGAAAAGTTTACAAGTTTGAGTATAAAACTATTGATAAAAATCTAAAATCTGTTATAATACCAGGTATATATAGTAGTGATATGGTGGTAGACTAA
- a CDS encoding DUF1801 domain-containing protein, translating to MSKVDVVSQYIAMFPRDTQSRLNAIRSIIIDHAPDAIESISYGMPVYKLNKKPLIYFAGYQNHIGIYATPNGHEEFTKEFSKYKQGKGSVQFPHDQPLPVDLIKKVVQFRVQAIIGG from the coding sequence ATGTCTAAGGTCGATGTTGTAAGCCAATATATCGCAATGTTCCCAAGAGACACCCAATCTCGTTTAAACGCCATTCGCTCAATTATTATTGATCACGCACCCGACGCTATCGAATCAATTAGTTACGGAATGCCAGTGTATAAGCTCAATAAAAAACCGCTCATATATTTTGCTGGCTACCAGAATCACATTGGTATTTATGCCACACCGAACGGCCACGAAGAATTCACGAAAGAGTTTAGTAAATACAAACAGGGCAAAGGCTCGGTACAATTCCCGCACGACCAACCTTTGCCTGTCGATCTTATTAAAAAGGTAGTACAATTTAGGGTACAAGCAATAATAGGAGGGTAA
- a CDS encoding HAMP domain-containing histidine kinase: MKKLISDSKTKLAATYLGIIMAMCIGFSGVIYRTSVNELNRPVAGDRLEFLRDQTGDVIEITRPGPSRRSLFNDFQKQRSQEARTALVGKLILINISALILGAWFSYYLAKRTLAPIHAAIDAQTRFVSDASHELRTPLTALQTTNEVVLRRKTITEEVAREILAENVKEVEKLRRLTDSLLGIAKNDHADLSLSKVKLLGSINSATDSLRVYAETKKITIDNNAKDHTVEANPQSLTQIISILLDNAIKYSPEKSVIKISTARKQSKVLLSITDPGIGIEAKDIPHIFDRFYRADQSRNKAQSSGFGLGLSIAKDLSDRQNSEISVTSKVGKGSTFTLILKSA, translated from the coding sequence ATGAAAAAACTTATTTCCGATTCAAAAACCAAGTTAGCGGCAACATATCTCGGGATAATCATGGCAATGTGCATAGGATTCAGTGGAGTGATTTATCGTACTTCTGTGAACGAACTAAATCGTCCAGTTGCAGGTGATAGACTAGAGTTTTTGAGGGACCAGACTGGTGATGTAATTGAAATCACTCGTCCTGGACCAAGTCGTAGAAGTCTGTTTAACGACTTCCAGAAGCAACGAAGCCAAGAAGCTAGAACGGCCTTGGTAGGGAAACTTATTTTGATAAACATCAGCGCGCTCATATTGGGGGCTTGGTTTAGTTATTACCTCGCCAAAAGAACGCTTGCGCCAATTCACGCTGCTATAGATGCCCAAACTCGTTTTGTCAGTGATGCTAGCCACGAACTTAGAACCCCCCTAACCGCACTACAGACTACTAACGAAGTTGTGCTGAGAAGAAAAACAATAACCGAGGAAGTAGCACGCGAGATTCTAGCAGAGAACGTCAAAGAGGTTGAGAAACTAAGACGCTTAACGGACTCATTACTAGGAATAGCCAAAAACGATCATGCTGACTTGTCGCTTTCTAAAGTAAAGTTACTGGGGTCAATAAACTCTGCAACTGATTCTCTTAGAGTTTACGCCGAAACTAAAAAGATCACTATCGACAACAATGCTAAAGACCATACTGTAGAAGCCAACCCACAATCACTTACTCAGATAATTTCAATTCTTCTTGATAACGCCATAAAATACTCCCCAGAAAAATCAGTTATCAAGATTTCAACAGCAAGAAAACAGTCTAAAGTTTTGCTCAGTATTACTGACCCCGGTATTGGAATAGAAGCCAAAGATATACCGCATATTTTTGATCGTTTTTATAGAGCAGACCAATCAAGAAACAAAGCTCAATCTAGCGGTTTTGGTCTTGGACTATCGATTGCAAAAGATTTAAGTGATCGACAAAACTCTGAAATTAGCGTAACCAGCAAAGTGGGAAAAGGATCAACGTTCACTCTAATACTGAAGTCTGCCTAA
- a CDS encoding GtrA family protein: MSTKKLNTKKNRKLLVQFTEYMVSGGAWFWVGYGAFAVLDKVFHVPFWPTKISSYIIGASVNFLLQRYWVFKTKRAGQQLGDSAKRYYSLMVVNFVLDQGIVGGLRAIGISPYIGQFISSGFFTVWNWLWYKLWVFGKKKQPPRPRKPHSPALHRSKHVRLTHASKGRK; encoded by the coding sequence ATGAGCACAAAAAAACTCAATACTAAGAAGAATCGTAAACTGTTGGTTCAATTTACAGAGTATATGGTCAGCGGTGGTGCTTGGTTTTGGGTTGGTTATGGCGCATTCGCGGTCCTAGACAAGGTATTTCATGTACCATTTTGGCCAACCAAAATCAGTAGCTATATAATCGGTGCCAGTGTCAACTTTTTGCTACAGCGCTACTGGGTTTTCAAAACCAAGCGCGCTGGCCAGCAGCTTGGTGACTCGGCTAAGCGCTATTACTCGTTGATGGTGGTGAACTTTGTGCTAGATCAAGGTATAGTCGGTGGTCTAAGAGCTATCGGTATTAGTCCTTACATCGGCCAATTTATCTCTAGTGGTTTTTTTACTGTCTGGAACTGGTTGTGGTACAAGCTCTGGGTCTTCGGCAAAAAGAAACAACCGCCGCGACCCCGCAAACCACACTCGCCAGCACTACATCGTTCCAAACATGTTCGCCTAACGCATGCCAGCAAAGGTAGAAAATAA
- a CDS encoding DUF1345 domain-containing protein: MASQSNARKKYRNKRTRFVIAFVLGLGSTIIFSYFVQTKLALILGWDAVALSLVSMIWYDFSGHDGESTEQIAHQDDMSKTFLDSVLTVGALASVAAVAYLLTSGDKSLTNVGIGLASIIITWACVHSIYTLRYAVAYYKGTNGGIDFGSNHSPNFMDFAYVAFTIGMTYQVSDTAFTTTKFRKLAIKHALLSFLFGTAIIATTINFVASLSS, translated from the coding sequence ATGGCTAGCCAGAGCAATGCAAGAAAGAAATACCGTAATAAACGAACCAGATTTGTAATAGCATTTGTGCTGGGATTAGGATCAACAATAATTTTCAGTTATTTTGTACAAACCAAGCTAGCGCTCATCTTGGGCTGGGACGCCGTAGCCCTCAGTCTTGTTTCTATGATTTGGTATGACTTTTCTGGTCATGACGGAGAATCGACAGAGCAAATCGCACATCAAGATGACATGTCTAAAACTTTTTTGGATAGCGTGCTTACAGTTGGTGCATTAGCTAGTGTAGCAGCCGTAGCGTACCTACTGACAAGTGGCGATAAGTCACTAACAAACGTTGGCATTGGGCTCGCGAGCATAATCATTACTTGGGCGTGCGTGCATAGCATTTACACACTTCGTTACGCTGTCGCTTATTATAAGGGTACAAACGGCGGCATAGATTTTGGATCTAACCATTCACCAAATTTCATGGATTTTGCCTATGTTGCATTTACAATTGGCATGACATACCAGGTGTCTGACACGGCTTTTACTACTACTAAGTTTAGAAAACTCGCAATCAAGCACGCCCTGCTTTCATTCTTGTTCGGAACTGCGATCATCGCAACCACAATAAATTTCGTGGCGAGTCTCAGCAGCTGA